GGCAGACAAAACCAAACTGGAGAAAATCGAAGGCATCATTGCAGTCAAAGAAAATGGAGGACAGTTCCAGGTTGTTGTTGGTAACAAGGTACCTGAAGTCTATAGTGCCATTGGACAGATCAGTAACATTCTGGATGATTCGTCAAACAAAGAAAAACCGAGCAAAAAAGCCAAGGGGCTTGGCGGTATCATTGATATCATTTCCAGCATTTTTGCTCCACTTCTGGGTGTTATGGCGGGAGCCGGTATTCTAAAAGGGTTATTGTTGATCGCAAGCAATATCGGATGGCTGGAAACGACAGAAACAACATATACGATCCTGTATGCAGCAGCAGATAGTCTCTTCTACTTCCTGCCTCTGTTGTTAGCGGTTACAACAGCGCGTAAATTCCAGGGTAATATGTTTGTAGCGATGACGATTGCGGGAGCACTGATCTATCCATCCATCGTCACGTTGAAAGCAGAGGGAACACCAACGGATTTCTTCGGTATCCCCGTCATTCTGATGAACTATTCATCGACGGTCATTCCTATCATTTTAGCTGTCATTGTCATGAGCAAATTGGAAAAGCTCTTTAATAAAACACTTCACGATAGCGTGAAAAACTTTGTTACACCATTATTTTTGCTAGTCATTATGGTACCGCTGACACTGTTGGTATTCGGACCATTTGGCGTATACGTTGGTAATGGAATTGCAGCAGGACTCGTTGCCGCATTTGGATTCAGCCCATTGCTCGCTGGAGCTGTTATGGGTGCAAGCTGGCAGCTACTCGTTATCTTCGGAATACACTGGGGTCTTATTCCAGTATTTATCAACAACGTTGCAGTGTATGGACAGGATGGTGTTAAACCGGCTGCGACAGCTTCGATCTTTGCACAAACGGGTGCAGCTTTTGGGGTTATGTTGAAAACCAAGAACAAAAAGCTGAAAACGCTGGCTGGATCATCCACGTTGACCGCATTATTCGGTATTACGGAACCCGCTATCTATGGGGTAACATTACCACTGAAACGTCCATTCATTGCAGGAGTTATCGGTGGTGCAGTTGGTGGAGCTATCATTGGACAAGCGGGCACATTGGCATTCGCGTCTGGCGCACCAGGGTTGCTGACCTTGCCAATCTTCTACGGACCAGGTGGACAAGGTTTCCCAGGATTGATTCTGGGTATCGTAGTATCATTTGTTGTTTCGGCCGTACTGACGTACATCATGGGCTTTAAAGATCCGGTTGAAGAAGAAGAAACAAAATCCGATTCTACGTCATCTGCTCAGCAACCTGCCCGTACAATGAATGCTTCAGACGAAGAAGTATTTAGCCCAATTCAGGGAACGATTGTGGAATTGTCGGAAGTTCCAGATCCGGCATTTGCATCAGGAGCAATGGGTAAAGGGATTGCGATTGAGCCAGCTGTGGGCAGAGTGGTAGCGCCTTTTGACGGTACAGTTACCGTTGCATTCAAGAAAAAACATGCCTTGGCTGTAGTATCAGACACCGGTGCTGAAATTTTGGTTCACGTGGGTGTTGATACTGTTAAATTGGATGGGCAGCATTTTGTCTCTCATATCAAGGAAGGGGACAGGGTCCAAGCGGGAGATCTGTTGCTTGAGTTCGATATTGCACAGATTAAGGCTGCTGGGTACCACACCGTAACGCCGATTATAGTCACGAATTCCGCCAACTACGAGGAAGTCATTCCGCAGGCTACAGGTCAGGTTGATAGCCAGGAACTTCTATTGAAGTTGAACAGTGGAAAGGGAGAGTAATAAAATAGAATCAATACAAATTCAATGAATTAGAGTTTTGTTGGTTCCGTTGACATGGTGGAATTGGAAAATTATAATTAGAAATGTACTTCTATTACATGATAATGAAAGGTGGATTATTGAACATGACACACGCGATGAGATTGCGTTTCCTTCCTTTGAATCGGTAATTGAATACGTTCAAAGGCTCTGACGGTTCGTTCAGAGTAAGCGGGACCAGTCTGTCATTTTCAATCATCCTGACCTTATATACATGGTTTAACTTGTTTTCCCGTTTACATTGAATCACAGGCCTTGGCCTGTGATTTTTTGTTTTACTTATTATTAGTTTGATCAGACATGATGTTCAGTTGAGACTACAGGAGGTACAACGCTATGATGACATTACTGTTCTATTGATACGAGCTGGCACGATAAGCTCGTATCGATAGAAGTGTGCTTCGCTATCGATACGAAATAAATCTTATTTCGGAGGTAGCGAATATGGAAAAGATATGTTTTGAATTAGAGCAGGTTGAGATGACCTTTATGGATAAAGCAGTATTGAGCATTGAGCGACTGGTCGTGCATCAACTGGATCGCATCGGTATAGTGGGTGGTAATGGTCAGGGTAAAAGTACGTTGTTGAAACTCATTGCGGGACAGATCCAGCCGACAGCCGGAAAAGTAAAACGTTACGCAGAGTTTGGTTATTTGGAACAAGTGGAACCTCCCCAGCCTAACGAAAATCTGGAAGTTGACGGCGCTTTACTCAGCAAATTAGCGGTGCCTCAACATGATAAGACATGGAGTGGAGGAGAACAAACCCGTCTTAAACTGGCTCAGATGTTCACTCATCACCACGAAGTATTGTTGCTGGATGAACCAACAACCCATCTGGACCAAGAGGGCATTACATTTTTACTGGATGAATTGCGTTATTACTATGGGGCAATCGTGTTGATCAGTCATGATCGTGCGGTTCTGGATGAGCTGGTAACCACGATCTGGGAAATTCATCAGGGGGAGGTTCACGTATATTCCGGCAACTATAGCGACTATCAGGCACAGAAAAGGCAGGAGCGTGAACAGCAGAACCAGGCCCACGAACAATTTTCGAAGGAGAAAAGAAGATTGGAACTGGCCGCCCGGGAGAAAATGAAGAAAGCCGAGAAAATAACACAGGCCGGAAGCATGTCCAAAAAAGAATCCAAGGCCAAAGCAAATCGTATGTTTGAGACGAAATCCAAAGGTACCAGTCAAAAAGCAGTGCATCGTGCTGCTAAAGCGATTGAACAACGAATGCAACAACTTCAAGAGGTGAGTGCGGTACAGCAGGATCGGCCAATTATCTTCCGTCAGCCGAAGACATTGGAGCTGCACAACCGATTTCCAATTATGGCAGATCGCCTTACGCTTGAGGTGGGAGGAAACATATTGTTGCAGGATGTAAGTTTTCAAATTCCACTAAAACAAAAAATAGCGATAACCGGAGCCAATGGCAGCGGTAAAAGCACATTGCTTAACCATGTTTTCCATGCTGGAGATCAGATCACGATGTCTCCAAAAGCAAAGCTTGGTTATTTTCAGCAAATGAGTTATCGTTTCACGACGAAAGAGACGGTATTACAATTCCTGAAAAATCGTTCGGAATATGAGGAATCGGAACTAAGAAGTGCATTGCACGCAATGCAGTTTACAGGGAATGACTTGCTCAAGAGTGTTGGGACATTAAGTGGAGGGGAAGCGATTCGTCTTCAATTATGTCATTTGTTTCTTGGACAATATAACATTCTATTGTTGGATGAGCCGACGAATTTTCTGGATATGCATGCATTGGAAGCGTTGGAGCGTTTTATCAAGGCGTATGAAGGAACGATTCTTTATGTATCTCATGATCAGAGGTTTATTGAACATACAGCGGATCAACAATTTCAGATTACAGAGCGTCAATTAATTCAGGTGAATATATAATAAATCTATAGAAGAAGAGAAGTAACGAAAACCGCCAAAGTGATTTTGGCGGTTTTGTTGTTTTCAAAGATAGACAGATTAAATACTTCATATAGCTTCGGTTAGGACTCCGCTTTTACAACTGTTGAATGCATGTTACCTGTGAGACGTTGAGGTGGGAAAACCATGCGAACTGGTGCGATGATGATCGTGGCAAATACAGCTTTGATCAGATCCCCAATAATGTAAGGATAAAATCCTTGAATCATAGCCTCAGGCAGGTCCATTTTGTAAGCATAAGCAAGCCAAGGGACACCCGATACATATACGAGTAGTGAACCAAATAGTTCGAATATAATAAAAGCGAGAATAAATCCTGTGATACCTTTGATGTTGATACGTGCAAGGAGCAGTCCGATCAATAATGCGGAGATTGGCCACATCATCACATACCCTCCGGTAGGCCCAAGAAGCACGGCTAGCCCTCCGGTCCCGTGAAGTAAAGGGAAACCAAGAGCAGTAAGCAAAACAACCATCGTAACGCTTAGGAAACCATATAGTGGGCCAAGCAATCCTCCAGCCAACATGACAGCCAAGGTTTGTAATGTTATCGGTACAGGGGAGAATCCAATAGGAATGCTTATGTAACCAAAAAGTACTAATATTGCGGCCATAAGTGCGCTGAATACAATGCCTCGTAAAGATAATTTCATGTTTGAACAATCCTCTCCATTTTGGTAATATGATTGTTAACCAAGTTAATAAATGTGGTTAACGATTAGGATCTTACCACATAGAAATAGAAAGGGAAAGGGCTAATTTAAAATGCAAGACAACCTGCCTATCATTACATTAGAAGATGTCCGAGTGCATTATGCTTCCGAAGATGGTCAAGTGAGGAAAGCGCTGGATGGTGTCTCCTTTACGCTTCATCAAGGAGAATGGATTAGTATTGTTGGTGCGAATGGCAGTGGGAAAAGTACGCTTGCCGGGCTACTCATCGGATTCATTCCACTATCGGGAGGGGTGCGGAACATCTCAGATGAACTTACCGTTCGAGGGGTATTGCAGCAACCGGATGCACAGGTATTGGGGGACACGATTGAAGAGGAATTTCATTATGCATTGTCACCATTCATGAATACTGTAGAAGAACAATCGGAGCAAAGGAAGGACGCATTACATACCGTAGGACTTCAATATCCCCCGGATATGGCCATCTCACAGTTATCTGGTGGACAGAAACAACTGCTTAATATTGCCGTAGCGCTCGCGGCCAAACCAGACGTATTGATTCTGGATGAGCCAACAGCCATGCTTGATCCCGGAGCAAGAGACCGCATTGAGGCCACCGTTCAGAAGATCACCCAGCGAGGGACAACGGTAATCTGGATTACGCATCATCTGGAAGAAGCAACCTTGTGTGATCGAATTATTGCTATTGACCGAGGGCGTTGTGTGTACGACGGGAAACCTGAATCCTTTTTCTATGAAACAGAGACGAATGAGAAGACTATTCTGAAAAAAGTGCAGCTATCTCCCTGTGAACGATTAGGGCTGGACCCTCCGTTCTCTGTAAAGACTGCGTTATTGCTCAAGCAAAAAGGCATGAGGCTAGAAGCCATGCCACTAAGGCCCGAACAATTGGCTAAGGAGGTCGCAAGTTGGAGATCGAATTAACCAATATACGCATAGAAGGATCGGAATCGAGCAAACGTGCACTGCTTGAAGATATAAATATTCAGTTGAACAGTGGGGAAATCACGTTGCTGCTGGGCTGTACGGGTTCAGGAAAAACGACTTTACTACAGACGCTGGCTGGCCTGAAACCTCCAGATGCAGGCAGTATTACGATAGATCGCATGCCTTTCTGGAAAGAAGGAAAAGTGAAACAGTCGATTTTATTGCAAATGGGTCTGGTATTTCAATTTCCGGAACAACAACTGTTTGCCCGAAATATTCAGCGAGAATTCATATATTCCCTGCGTCCTTATCGACTCTCCGAGAGCCAGCAACAAGAGCAGATTACGAAAGCAGTGAACCAATGGGACCCGCCAGTATCTCCGGCGTTGGAACGACGTTTTCATCTGGACAGGTCGCCATTTGCTCTAAGTGGGGGAGAGAAGCGCAGACTAGGTCTTGCTCTTGGCATTGCGACTAACCCACACTGGCTGTTGCTGGATGAGCCGAGCGCCGGATTGGAAGCGCAAAGTGTCGGGCTTTTGCTGGATGCATTGGAGCAACATCGTCAGACAGGTGGTGGGTGCGTGGTAGCAACCCATGATCTGGATACATTTTTGCCTTGTGCGGATCGGGTATTGTTATTGCAGGAAGGTCGCCTAATAGGCGATCTTACGCCGCGAGAACTTCACGATAGGCCTGAATTGCTGGAGCAGACAGTTATCGGGCTGCCACCTTCGATGCGATTAGCACAGCAGATGAGGGCTGCGGGTCTTGATCTGCCTTTTACCGGGATGACGCCAGAAGAGATGGCTGAAAGTATAATTCAGTCTACGTTCGTTGAGGTGGAAGTTCACAACGAATCAAAAGCGGCATTGGGAGCAGCAATTACGGTGACAGAGAGTGACGATGTGATTGAGAATATAGAAGGGGCCAATCCAAAGCTTCTTCCAAACACTTTGACTCATTCAGGTGGACTATATGGCGTGATGGACCCGCGTCTGAAATGGATTTTGTATATTTTGCTTGTCACCGCAGCGATGCTGCAACAGCGCTGGTTGGGATTAACGTTAACACTGGTGCCGGTCGTGGCCGCGCTTGCTGTGCTTCCGCGTCAGACTTTAGCTGGTTGTATGAAGTTAATGAAGCCACTGTTATTTTTTTTCATCATATCAACGGCGCTATCTGGAACAACCCTTTCAACAGAGGGAGGAGGTCTGCACTTTGGCTTTTCCCTGATGCAGGCAGAGGGCACTTTGCTGAATGTGTATCGTTTGTTTATCGTCACGTTGGCAAGTTTATGGTTTTCACTGACGACGCCTTATGGGCGAATGGTAGAAGGACTGAACTGGGTACTCGGGATCGGTAAAAAGATCAGACTGCCCGTAGCTTCGTTTGCTCTTGCTGTATCGTTAATCTTTCGATTTATCCCGATGATCTGGAGTGAATGGCAGCGTTTCTCACTGATCGTACGGGCACGTGGAAAGGTCGCTTTAAGACCAAATACCGTGCGGATTCGTGACTTGGGTCCGATGGTGATTCCCTTGTTAATGGCGCTGTTCCAACGTGCAGAGGATATGACCATTGCGATGGAAATGCGTAAAGTTAGAGAACATTCTATGCTTGGCGCACGTTCTTCGTTATTGGTATGGTCCAAGCGTGATACCTGGATTAGCATGGCTGGCCTCATTGGTTTTGTACTATTATTATGGATTCGCTAATTGTGATGGATTACAATCATAAACGCAGTGTTTTCCAAAGATCATGCATAAATGCATGTGACCTTGCTCACAATAAGTGTGCGTGGATCATCTGGAAGCGGATCAGGAGGGACGAACGATGAAAGATAAGTTTTTGCGTGAAGAACGACAAGAATATACCGATGTGTCTACGGTGGAGTCGCAGCGAAACGATATCACTCTTGAAGAATTCCCGGAGGGTCCTTACGGTTCATCTCTGTTATCCGAGTCTCTAGGGAAAAGTTCTCCGTGGCGGGTGGATCAAAGGTCTGCACATCGTTTTGATTACGAAAATCATGAGCTTCACGAGGGAGAAGTACGGGATTATCCGGGTCAGGATGTTTTTGACGAAACGGTTCCGGATAATGTGTCCAAACCTCAATACACGGAAGAATCGTAATGTGATATGGATATAAAATAGAGCGCAGCCTCCGATGGGTTTTGTCCTGTTCGGGGGCTGTTTTCGTTTGTGCTTAAATAAAACAAATCTCCTCCAATTCCACATTATGGGTTATTATATTCTATATAAACAAGGTAAGGAGACTGTTCATGGAGCAAGACTATATTAAGTATGTGAGGTCATTTGTTGGTAATTCCAAAGTGATCATGGTGGTTTCAGGAGCAATCGTCTTCGATAAGGCTGGAAGAATCCTATTGCAGAAACGGTCGGATAATGGATTCTGGGGATTTCCCGGTGGTTTTATGGAGCTGGGAGAAAGCGTCGAGGAGACAGCCAAGAGAGAAGTTTACGAAGAAACTGGTCTAATACTGAACTCCTTGGATTTATTCTCGATATATTCTGGGCCCCAGTACGAAGTGGTTTATGATAATGGAGATGAAGTTGCATTAGTGCAGGTGATGTTTAAAAGCAAAGATTTTTCTGGAACTATAAAAGAAAGTGAAGAATCCATAGAAACAAGATTTTTTGATATACATTCTATACCAGAACATTTTTTATCTACGCATAAGCAAATTATAGAAGATCTAAAAAGCCGTAAGATGAATTTTAAAGTTGGAGATTAAATAATCCAGGGGGCGGCGAAATGAGAGAGATCGATTATAGTCAATATTTCTGGCAGGATGATAAGGTCAGATTGCGTGCTATACGTGAGGAAGATTGGGAAGATCATTATTATAACCGATTTGATACACCTGCTCGTCGGTTATTGGAGTGTGCAGTAGAGTTACCGCCAACCCATGTCGAAGCGAAGAATTTCACGGAAAACTTCTCTGATTTTTCTTTAGCCAAAGGACGGATCATGTTTACCATTGTAAATATGGATGGTGAGAATGTCGGAGGTGTGAACCTGAACAGCATTGATGAAAGGAACGGTACCTTTAGCATTGGCATTCAAATTGACAGGGATCATCGAGGAAAAGGATACGGAACCAGATCTGTTCGAATCTTGCTGAACTATGCCTTCTTTGAGCGAAGGCTCAATAAATTTAATGATTATGTACTCCAAGGAAATGAACCTTCCGCAGCGATGATGAGAAAACTTGGATGTGTTCAGGAAGGTGTGCGCCGCCAGGTGATCTATATGGATGGAAAATACCAGGATCTGATCCTCTTTGGATTAACCAAAGATGAGTTTATGGCAAAAGAAGGGCTTGTTTGACTCCTAGGGTGCTTGAAGTCTGCCAATGTTCGGTTGGATAAATGGTAATATACATTAAGTTGAAGGTGAAAGTATATTCTAATGATATCAAAATCAGAGGTGATCGTGTGGATAGAGCGATACCCGATCCGACATGGAAAAGGTTAGGTTTTGCTGAACGGCCTGATTTTCATACTTCTGGTCTGGGTGTGGGGATTGTAATTATCGATTCAATTAAACCACATCATCTCGTAAATCACTTAAATACACGAATTAAATGTGTTACCGTAAATGAAAATATGACTGTCACTATGCGAGACATTTCATCTATGAACAGGGAGGAGGATAATCGGAAAGGTGACCATGGCCTTATGAGTGTACTAGCTTTGGCCCATCAACCGATTCTATTAGAGGGACAGATTCATGTCGGGATTGCACCAGCAGCAACATTTATCGTTTTAGATCATGGGGCATTTACAACTGGAGAAGGAGAACGTCTGAAAAAAGGAATGGAATGGATTCTTGAACATGGGCTCGAGTGGAATATAAAAATTATTTTAAGCACTGGTTGGCAGGCATTAGATAATGAAGTTTATCTTAAAAATACGAGTGAAAACTCAACGGTTAAAGCATTGTCGACAGCTGTACAACAGGGCATTTTGGTTATTTGTTCGAATGGGAATACACGTTTAAATAACATCATGCCTCCAATACAATATTTAGCAGTAGGGGGCTACGTGGATCGTGGAAAGGCTGATCGTTCATTACATGTTCCTTTCCCTGACGAACCTTATGGCAGAAATGGAGATGGTCATTTTAGGCCAGATATATTAGCGCCCAGACTACACCTTACAATTCCCTCTTATGAAACTGAAGATTCGGTCAGCGCGTATCTTTTTATGGTGGGACCTCTGGAGCGGCTGCGCTTGTTGCTGGTGTTGCGGCCCATTTGTTCTCCCAATTTCCGAGTTTAAGTTCCGGGATGCTGAGAGATTTATTAGTCGAGCATGGAGAACCACTTGAGAGTGGTGATAACCTGGCTCCTCGAATTAACGTTAAGAATGCAATTCGTTATATGAACAGGGCAGATAAGCCAAGGTACATAACAAAAACTTTACCAATGATACGTATAAAAAATCAAAATCTCTATAGCACAATTCATTCAATGGATGATATCGAAAGAGCGCTCTCTTTAACAGTTTTAGTGGAGAGGGGCGGATTATCACGTGAAGAGTTGTGGAGCTTCACTAAGGATTCATCCGCTATTGTTCGTAAAATTGCAGTATCGACCCTCGGCGAACCGATGAACGAACGAGAGCGAAAGTTGTATTGGGTGTATCTAATGAATGAAACAGAAGGGGGAGTGCGTGGATGGTATATGCATGGATTATTGCAAAATGCTCCAAAGGAGGAAATACATAATTGGATAAATTGGTCAACAGATATAAACTGGTCGGTTCGATGGTGTGTTAGCGAATATTTGGCTCAATATCCAGAGTATTTTCCCCATCTGGAAAAAACCCAAGATCCTGACGCTATACATATCAAGGCATTGCCTTTAAGACAATGGTACACGGCACTATTTCTATAATGATGTAACGTAAATCAGTATGTGGAGGTAACCTTATGAAACAAACCATTTTAAGTGATGAATTAATCATTGATTGCAAGGATATTTATTTGCGCGAGTATCGACTCGAGGATTTGGAGAAACTGCAAGAAATTACGTGGCAACCTGAGGTGTATGAATTCTTACCGGGATGGAACGCTACAATGGAAGAGAGGACCCTGTGGCTCACCGAATATGAAATTCCTGAGAATCAGCGTTTTAAACAAGCTGTGATGGCGGGAGGCAATATTGGAGAGTTATATTTACGTATGGCTATCGTACTTAAAGAGAATGATGAGTTCATAGGATGGTGCTGCTCAGGGATCAAGGACGAACTGCCAGCACCCAATCGGGAGATTATGTACGGTATTTCGAAACACTTCAGGAATCGTGGCTATACAACGCAGGCAGTAAAAGGGATGACACAGTATTTGTTTGAACATACAAACGTTGAAATATTAAATGCCATCGCTTTGATTACCAATCAAGCATCCAATAAGGTGATACAGAAATGTAACTTTGAACGGTTAAATTTGATCGAGATCGAGGATGAACCCTATATCCATTATCAACTGTGTAAGCGCGAAGGTCTTTTTTGATTGAACTTTTTTATCCTCTTGAAAATCGCTATAGGTTAAACACTTCAGATCAGGTTAGACAGTTATTGCTGGCTGCCTGATCTTTTTCTTTCATTTAATCTATAGGACAAGATTATGTTAAAAATTTTCTCCTCGATAATAGCGCTCCAGTTTGTTATCCAAATGAACAAGCTGCGCTTTTTTCTCCTCGATATCATTCAGCAACTTTTGCTTTTGATCCTCAATCAGCTTGGTTCTTTCCTTCAGGGTGGAGGTTCCTTCATTGACCTGATCATAATACTTTTTGATGTCTTCCACACTCATCCCCGTTTCACGAAGGCATTTGATAAAAACCAGCCAGTTCAGATCATCCTCCAAATAAAGACGGTTATTCTGCTCATTTCGTGCAGCAGGTTTCAAGAGTCCCTTTCTTTCATAAAAGCGGATCGCTCCAATTGAAATCTCAACTTTTTTCGCTACTTCTCCAATCGTTAACATGTTAATCCCCCTTTTTATAAAAATAATTTGACCTACACTAAGTGTAGCATAGTAACTTAAACATTGTTAAATATAAATCAAATTATGGAAAGAAGGATTTGCATGAAAAAGACTGTCTTTGTAACCGGAGCAAATAAAGGAATTGGATATGAAATCGTAAAACAGTTGGGTGAAGCAGGTTGGAAAGTTATCCTTGGCGCACGTAGTGTTGAACGGGGTGAAAGAGCTGTTTCCGAGTTAACTTCCAGGGGATTAGACGTAGAATTTGTACAGATCGACATGTGCGACTCGAAGAGCATTGAGCAGGCAGCCGATACGATTCAGAAGACTTATCCTGCAATAAACCTTTTGATCAATAACGCGGGTATGCCGGGTGCTTTCTCTCATTCCTTCACGGATACAAAAGAGGAAGATCTGCGGAACGCCTTTGAAGTGAACTTTTTCGGTACCTTCCGTTTGAATCAGCGATTGTTCCCGTTAATCAAAGACAATGAAGGCACAATTATTAATGTATCAACCGACATGGCTTCTCTGGACCATATGCAAAATGCGGAATTTACTTTAAATGCCTTCGACTATAACTCATCCAAAACGGCCAACAGTGCCATGACACTTTCGATGGCTTATGAAGTCAAAAACAGCAGGGCGCAAGTCTTTGCGGTAACGCCCGGATTCACATCAACAGATCTTAATGGCAATGCCGAAGGCGGTAAATCAAAAGAAGCCGGCGCTGCGATTATCGTGCGTTATGCGACGGATGGCAAACGCCATAACGGAGAATTCCTAGATGATAATGGCGTGTACCCTTGGTAATCCACCGTTGCCAAAAGCAGTAATAGATCGGGATGAATTTTAGAGAATGTCTTCAAACTCAAACTGAGGGTAAGCTATACGATGATGGGTACCAAGGTCTCAAAAGCCTTGAGGTCCAAGATAGCTGATCCTGGCTAATTTTAGTGAATGCCTAGACGATTTTCTAACGAACACAGAACGTCTTATTCGGCCTCTAGGTACGCTTCTTAAATTGTAAGGAACATCAGACACGCTATTTTCCGAAATCCCCTGAGAAAAACGCAGTAAACGGTTGTTTATTCTAATATAACGTGGCTCAGGTTCATTAGATCTCTGTGGACGCTCCAAATGCTTGAATAAGACGTCTCAGATTCGTTAGCCTGAAAGTGCGAAAGCCTGAGACCAATTGAGCTACTACTTACTCTGCACTCTATCAATCGGATCGGATACAAAAAGAATCCCCCTTTCATTCCTTAACCGAAATGAGAGGGGGATTCTTCATGCAGTGAAGAACCTGAATTAAACTGGAAGAAAAGCAGCGTTTGGTGAGCTTGACTAGGAGCTTGCGTAATGATCAAGTAGATTTTAACTAGAGCTGCTAATAGCGAACTTATAGCTTACGTAGAACCGAAGCTCAGCCTAGACATCAGCCTTATACAGCGGCATCAAAATCATAAATTCAGTTCCCACGCCTACCTGACTTCGTACTGTAATTTTCCCACCATACGACTCTACAATCGTGCGGGTAATGGCTAGACCGAGACCTGCGCCACCTTGTTTGCGCGA
The window above is part of the Paenibacillus sp. 1781tsa1 genome. Proteins encoded here:
- a CDS encoding MerR family transcriptional regulator, with translation MLTIGEVAKKVEISIGAIRFYERKGLLKPAARNEQNNRLYLEDDLNWLVFIKCLRETGMSVEDIKKYYDQVNEGTSTLKERTKLIEDQKQKLLNDIEEKKAQLVHLDNKLERYYRGENF
- a CDS encoding SDR family NAD(P)-dependent oxidoreductase, which produces MKKTVFVTGANKGIGYEIVKQLGEAGWKVILGARSVERGERAVSELTSRGLDVEFVQIDMCDSKSIEQAADTIQKTYPAINLLINNAGMPGAFSHSFTDTKEEDLRNAFEVNFFGTFRLNQRLFPLIKDNEGTIINVSTDMASLDHMQNAEFTLNAFDYNSSKTANSAMTLSMAYEVKNSRAQVFAVTPGFTSTDLNGNAEGGKSKEAGAAIIVRYATDGKRHNGEFLDDNGVYPW
- a CDS encoding GNAT family N-acetyltransferase produces the protein MKQTILSDELIIDCKDIYLREYRLEDLEKLQEITWQPEVYEFLPGWNATMEERTLWLTEYEIPENQRFKQAVMAGGNIGELYLRMAIVLKENDEFIGWCCSGIKDELPAPNREIMYGISKHFRNRGYTTQAVKGMTQYLFEHTNVEILNAIALITNQASNKVIQKCNFERLNLIEIEDEPYIHYQLCKREGLF